From the genome of Vulpes lagopus strain Blue_001 chromosome 2, ASM1834538v1, whole genome shotgun sequence, one region includes:
- the LOC121485411 gene encoding transmembrane protein 258-like codes for MELEAMSRYTSPVNPEVFPHLTVMLLATGVFFTTWVFVYEITSTKYTRDIYKELLISLVATLFMGFGVLFLLLWVSIYV; via the coding sequence ATGGAGCTCGAGGCCATGAGTAGATACACCAGCCCAGTGAACCCTGAGGTTTTCCCCCATCTGACTGTGATGCTATTGGCAACTGGCGTGTTTTTTACCACCTGGGTCTTTGTTTATGAGATCACCTCCACCAAGTACACTCGGGATATCTACAAAGAACTCCTCATCTCCTTGGTGGCCACACTCTTCATGGGCTTTGGAGTCCTCTTTCTGCTGCTCTGGGTCAGCATCTATGTATGA